GTTCCTGCCGGCCCCGGAGGGCGCCACCAAGTTCAACGTGGAGGTGGTCCAGGCCCGCGAGGGGGCTTCGGGCGGGTGAGTTCCCCGGGGTGATCCGAGTCTTCCGTCCCCTGTTCCCGCATCTTCGGCCCCATGCGAAGGCCTTCGCATGGGGTTTCGTCGCCCTGGTCTACTCGGTGGCGCTTCAGCTGGCCGGCCCCCAGGTCTTGAGCCGGGGGGTGGACGCCGTGGCTTCCGGTTCGGGCAGTGTGCCGGGGTTGGCGGCGCTCCTCGCCGGGCTGGCCCTGGGCCAGGCCGGGTTCCGGTTCGCGTCGCGCCGGCTCGTGCTGGCCGCGGCCCGGAGGGTCGAGCACGAGCTGCGCATGGCCTACGTGGGCCATCTTCTCCGCCTGCCGGTGGAAACCCTCGACACGGCTCGCCGGGGCGACCTCGTGAGCCGAGCCCTCCACGACATCCAGGACCTCCGACTCTTCCTGGGGGCCGGCCTCCTGAACCTGTGCCAGACCGTGCTCGTGGCCACGGCCACGGCCGTGCTTCTGTGGCGGATCCACCCCGGGCTCACCCTCGTGGCCCTCGCCCCGTTTCCGGCGATCGCCTGGATCGTGCGCCGGATGAGCCCGCGGCTCCACCAGCGGTTTCTCGCGGCGGATCGGGCAGCCGGGGACCTGGCCGACCGGGTCCACGAGACGCTCACCGCCGTGCGGGTGCTGCGGGCCTACCGCAGGGAGGCGTGGCAGCAGGCGCGGTTCCAAAGGGAGAATCAGGCGCTGTGCACGGCCCGGGAGAGGGTGGTGTGGGCCTGGGCCGGGGTGTTTCCCGCCGTGGGGGTGCTGGCGGGCCTGGGCCACGTGGCCGTGCTGGGCCTGGGGGGATATTGGGTGTACGAGGGCAGCCTGTCCCTGGGGGGGCTGGTGGCCTTCAGCGCGTACCTCGCCATGTTGGTGTGGCCGATGGTGGCGCTGGGGTGGACCCTCAGCCTGTTCCAGAGGGGGGCGGCCGCGATGGGCCGCTTGGAGGAGGTGCGGGCCTGGCCGGCCGAGCCCGAGCCGACCGGCCCCCTGCCCCGGGCGGACGGCCCCTGCCTGGAGGCCGAGGGCGTCTCCTACGGCTACCCGGGATCCCGCGGACCCGCCGTCTCCGGTGTGGACCTGCGCGTGCCCGAAGGGGGGGTGTGGGCCCTGGTGGGACCCACGGGTTCGGGGAAGACCACGGTGGTGAGCCTGTTGGCGCGGCTCCGCAGGCCTCAGGCGGGTCGGATCTCGGTCCACGGGGCCCCGATCCACGAGGTCTCCGACGCGGCCCTCCGGCGCCACCTGGCCGTCGTGCCCCAGGAGGACTTCTTCTTCTCCGACACCGTGGCCGCCAACGTGTGCCTCGGGCGGCCCCGGGACGACGCCCAGATCTGGGACGCCCTGGCCCTGGCCGGTCTGGCGGACGATGTGGCGGCCCTGCTAGGTGGGCTCGACACCCCGGTGGGCGAGGGGGGGGTGACGCTCTCCGGGGGGCAGCGCCAGCGCCTCGGCATCGCCCGCGCCGTGTACGGGGACCCTGGCGTGCTCGTGCTGGACGGAAGCCTCTCCAATCTGGACGCCCGCACGGCCCGGGCCGTGATCGGCCGGCTGCGGGAACGGTTCCGCGGCCGCACGCTGCTGGTCGTGAGCCACCGGGCGTTCGAGGTGGAGGAGGCCGACGGGGTGTGGTTCCTGGCCGGAGGCCGAGTGGTCGCGTTCGGGCGGCACGAGGACCTGTGGGACGAGCTGGCCGCCTACCGGAGGCTGTACAGGGAGGAGGCCCTGCGCAGGCAGTTGGAGGAGGAGCCGTGAGGCCCCGGGGCACCGAGACGCGGCCGGTGCGGCCGGGGGACTGGCGGCTGCTCGCCCGTTTGTGGCCCGTGACCCGGCCGTACCGCTCGGCTCTGCTGGCAGGGGTGGGGCTCATGGGGCTGGGGGCCGCGGGCCGGATGGCCGGTCCCTATCTCATCAAGGTCGCCATCGACGGGCCGGTGGTGCGGGGCGACGCCCGGGGCCTGGCCCTGCTCGCCGCGCTGTATCTGGCGGTTCAGCTGGGGGTGGGGGGCGTGGAGGCAGCCCAGACGGTGCTGCTGCGGACCCGGGGGGAGCGGATCCTGCGCGACCTGCGGACCCGCCTGTTCGCCAAGGCGCTCGCGCTTCCCATGGCCCGGCTCGATCACACCCCGGCCGGCACCGTGGTCTCCCGGGTGTCGTCCGACGTGGCGGTGCTGGCCGATCTGTTCAGCGCCGGCATGGTGGGGGTGCTGGGAGACCTGATCCTGGTGCTCGGCATCCTCACGGTGCTGGTGCGGCTCCACGCCGGCCTGGCCCTGACCGTGGTAGCGGTGTTCCCGGTGCTCCTGCTGGCCTCCGAGTGGGTGCGCAGGGGCATGCGCGAGGCATACCGGGCCGCGCGGGAGCACACGTCGCGCCTGACGGCGGCCGTGCACGAGCACCTGCGGGGCGCCGAGGTGGTGAGGCTGTTCGGGGCCCGGGCGTGGAGCCTGGAACGGGTGCGGGACCACGGGGAGGCGAACCTCCGGGCCCAGGTGCGGTCGGTGACTCTGCAGGCCCTGTTCTTCCCCCTGGTGGAGCTGTTCTCGGCCCTTGCCCTGGCCCTGGTGCTGTGGAGGGGGGCCGGATTCGCGGCGGAAGGGGGGTTGACCTTCGGGGCGTTGGTGGCGTTCTTCGAGTACGTCCAGCGGCTGTTCCGGCCCCTGCGGGACGTGGGGGAGCGCATCAACGTGCTCCAGGCGTCGCTCGCCGCGGTGGAACGGATCGTGGGGTTCCTGGACGAGCCGGCCGAGGCGCGGTCGGGCAGGGGCCGGCCGGTCATCCGGGGCGGGATCCGGTTCGAGGGAATCCGGTTCGGCTACGGCGGCGGACCCGACGTGCTGGCCGGGTTCGACCTGGATATCCCCCCGGGGGAGTCGGTGGCCCTGGTGGGGGCCACCGGCGCGGGCAAGACCACCGCGGTGCACCTGTTGCTGGGGTTCTACCGGCCGAGGGCCGGCCGCATCCTGGTGGACGGGGTGCCGTTGGACGAGATCGATCCGGCCTGGATGTCCCGCCACCTGGCCCTGGTGCCCCAGGACCCGGTCCTGCTCCGGGGCACCGTCCTGGAGAACATCCGCCTGGGCCGTGAGTGGGTGGGTGAGGAACAGGCCGTGGCCGCGGCCCGGGCCGTGGGGCTCCACCCCATGGTGGAGGCCCTGCCCCGGGGGTACGAGACCGTTCTCGGCGAGGAGGGGGCGGGCCTGAGCTCGGGCCAGCGGCAGCTGGTGGCGTTCGCCCGGGCCCTGGCCGGCGAGCCGCGGATCCTGATCCTCGACGAGGCCACCTCCGAGGTGGACCAGGACACCGAGGCTCGGATCGAGGAGGCCCTGGCCGTGCTGCTGCAGGGCCGTACCTCGCTGGTGGTGGCCCACCGGCTGACCACGGTCCGGCGGGTGCACCGGATCGCGGTCCTCCACCGGGGGCGACTCGTGGAACAGGGGGCCCACGCCGATCTCTTGGAGCGGGGGGGGCTGTACCGATCGCTGTACGAGTTGAACCTGCTGCGTTCCTGACCACAGGGCCGGCTCCGGGACGGCGGCGGCCGGCCGGCGGAGGAAACACCGTGCTCACCGAGTTGGACGTTCCGAAACACCTCCTGGCCCTGGGGGGGCTGCTGGTGCTCTCCGCGTTCTTCTCGGGGTCGGAGACCGCGCTGCTGGGAGCGGACTGGTGGCGGATGTGCTACCGGGCCCGATCGGGGGACTTCCGGGCCCGGATCTACGAGGCCCTTCTGACCCGGCGGGACCACCTGATCGGCACGATCCTGGTGGGAAACAATCTGGTGAACATCGCGGCCTCGGCCCTGGCCACGGCCGTGGCCCTGCAGCTGTTCGGCGAGGAAGGGATCGCGGTGGCCACCGGCGTGATGACGCTGCTGCTCCTCGTGTTCAGCGAGATCGCCCCCAAGACGTTCGCGGCCCAACGGCCGGAGCCGGTCGCCCTGGCGGTGGCCCCGGTGTTCGCCGTGTTGTGCCGGGTGCTCTATCCCGTGGTGGCAGCCGTGACCTGGCTCTCCAACGGGCTGCTGCGCCTCATGGGAGCCCGGCCCGAGGCCTCGGCCCGGCCGAGCCTCTCGGAGGACGAAATCCAGGCCTTTCTCACGGAGGGGGCGGGGGTGGTCGTGGAGGAGACGCGCAGACGCATGCTCCACGGCATCTTCCGGATCGGGCGGCAACAGGTTCGGGAGATCATGGTGCCCCGCACCCGGGTGCAGGCCCTGGACGTGTCCACTCCCCTGCGGGAGGCGGTGGAGACCTTCGTGCGCACCGGCTACACCCGGCTGCCGGTGTACCGCGAGCAGCTGGACGACCTCGTGGGCATCGCCCACGTGCGCGACGCCGTGGCCCTGCTCATCCGGGACCCCAACGGCCAGTTGGCCCAGGTGGCCCGCGAGCCGTTTTTCGTGCCCGAGACCAAGGACCTGGAGAGCCTGCTGTACGAGTTTCGGACCCGACGGTTCCACATGGCCGTGGTGGTGGACGAGTACGGGGGGGTCGAGGGGATCGTGACCCTGGAGGACGTGATCGAGGAGATCGTGGGCGAGATCCGGGACGAGCACGACGTGGAGGCCGAGCCGATCCGGTTCCTCCCCGGGGGGGAGGCCCTGGTGCACGGGGGCACCCCGATCCGTGAGCTGAACCAGAAGCTGGGGCTTCGCCTGCCCACCGAGCCGGACGTCACGCTGGCCGGGTTCCTGATGACCCGGCTCGGCCACATCCCCCAGCCGGAGGAGGCCTTGGAGTACCTCGGCCACCGCTACACGGTGGAGCGCACCGCCGGCCACCGGGTGCTCCTGGTCCGGATCACCCCGCTCCCGCGTCAGCAATCAGAGGTCAGAGGAAGGTGAGGGGCGTCAGACCGAGTTGCATTCAAAACTATTGGCGCCCGGCCGGAGGCAGGGCCCTTGCCCCGCCCCCGGATCCGTATGCGATGGATGGCAGCTTGGTATCAGACCGTGAACCTCTCCATGAGGTGCTGGAGCCGGGAGGTGCGCTCCCCCAGGCGCTCGGCCGTGCCCCGGGCTTCCTCCACGGCTTCGGCGAGGGTCGCGGCGAGATCGGCCACCGCGTCCAGGTTCCGGCTGATCTCCCCCACGGCGGCGCTCTGCTCGTCGGTGGCCGTGGCGATCTGGGCCACCCGGTCGGCGGTCTGTTCGATTCGCGCAACGATCTCGGACAGGGCCTGGCCCCCCTGGCGGACCTGGGCGCTTGCCTCCTCGACCTCGCGGAGCCCGTCCTCCACCGAAGCGACCGCCTGCTCGGTCTCCTTTTGGATCCCGGCCACCGTCTGACGAACTTGGCGGGTGGCCTGGGCGGTCTTTTCGGATAGCTTCCGGACCTCGTCCGCCACCACGGCGAACCCCCGGCCGTGCTCGCCCGCACGGGCGGCCTCGATGGCCGCGTTCAGGGCCAGCAGGTTCGTCTGGTCCGCGATGTCGTCGATCACCTGCATCACCGCGCCGATCTCGCCGGTGCGGCGGCCGAGGTCCCGGACCTGGGCCGCGATCTCCCGCACCCGCTCCTCCACCCGGCCCATGCCGGCCATCCCCGACTCCACGGTCTGTCCGCCGGTCTCCGCGATCTCGGAAGCCGATCGGGCCGTGGCCGCGGCGTCCCCGGCGTCCCGGGCCACCTGAAGCACGGTGGCGCTCATCTCCTCGGCCGAGGTGGCCGCCGCATGGGTGAGGTCCTTCTGCTCCTCGGCCCGCTGCAGGGCCGCGCGGCTGGCCTCCAGGATCTCGTGGCTGCCCGCCGTGACCTGGTTTGCGGTGTCGAGC
This is a stretch of genomic DNA from Deferrisoma camini S3R1. It encodes these proteins:
- a CDS encoding ABC transporter ATP-binding protein yields the protein MIRVFRPLFPHLRPHAKAFAWGFVALVYSVALQLAGPQVLSRGVDAVASGSGSVPGLAALLAGLALGQAGFRFASRRLVLAAARRVEHELRMAYVGHLLRLPVETLDTARRGDLVSRALHDIQDLRLFLGAGLLNLCQTVLVATATAVLLWRIHPGLTLVALAPFPAIAWIVRRMSPRLHQRFLAADRAAGDLADRVHETLTAVRVLRAYRREAWQQARFQRENQALCTARERVVWAWAGVFPAVGVLAGLGHVAVLGLGGYWVYEGSLSLGGLVAFSAYLAMLVWPMVALGWTLSLFQRGAAAMGRLEEVRAWPAEPEPTGPLPRADGPCLEAEGVSYGYPGSRGPAVSGVDLRVPEGGVWALVGPTGSGKTTVVSLLARLRRPQAGRISVHGAPIHEVSDAALRRHLAVVPQEDFFFSDTVAANVCLGRPRDDAQIWDALALAGLADDVAALLGGLDTPVGEGGVTLSGGQRQRLGIARAVYGDPGVLVLDGSLSNLDARTARAVIGRLRERFRGRTLLVVSHRAFEVEEADGVWFLAGGRVVAFGRHEDLWDELAAYRRLYREEALRRQLEEEP
- a CDS encoding methyl-accepting chemotaxis protein, with the protein product MRIGIQVKAGGFLVAVLALSFGLSTWVATSRSTQALEEQARSNAEALRASALAQARNVFASLETGTKGSLERGEMDQFEDLLADLGKIGGVVEIGLLDPKGKIAYASRETSVGKPFDPAAFRRASTGSGVAEVPGAGEVVLLRAHRMAADCLRCHDEAKPGDLAGVLYVRYSLADLVRAQQESRTFLARARRASIATGVVTGLAGLLAAALGTWVLLGVQVGRPIRTLTARVAEMATGEADLTRRLPVTSRDEMGELAAAFNAFLEKLQALIHEVLDTANQVTAGSHEILEASRAALQRAEEQKDLTHAAATSAEEMSATVLQVARDAGDAAATARSASEIAETGGQTVESGMAGMGRVEERVREIAAQVRDLGRRTGEIGAVMQVIDDIADQTNLLALNAAIEAARAGEHGRGFAVVADEVRKLSEKTAQATRQVRQTVAGIQKETEQAVASVEDGLREVEEASAQVRQGGQALSEIVARIEQTADRVAQIATATDEQSAAVGEISRNLDAVADLAATLAEAVEEARGTAERLGERTSRLQHLMERFTV
- a CDS encoding ABC transporter ATP-binding protein, which translates into the protein MRPRGTETRPVRPGDWRLLARLWPVTRPYRSALLAGVGLMGLGAAGRMAGPYLIKVAIDGPVVRGDARGLALLAALYLAVQLGVGGVEAAQTVLLRTRGERILRDLRTRLFAKALALPMARLDHTPAGTVVSRVSSDVAVLADLFSAGMVGVLGDLILVLGILTVLVRLHAGLALTVVAVFPVLLLASEWVRRGMREAYRAAREHTSRLTAAVHEHLRGAEVVRLFGARAWSLERVRDHGEANLRAQVRSVTLQALFFPLVELFSALALALVLWRGAGFAAEGGLTFGALVAFFEYVQRLFRPLRDVGERINVLQASLAAVERIVGFLDEPAEARSGRGRPVIRGGIRFEGIRFGYGGGPDVLAGFDLDIPPGESVALVGATGAGKTTAVHLLLGFYRPRAGRILVDGVPLDEIDPAWMSRHLALVPQDPVLLRGTVLENIRLGREWVGEEQAVAAARAVGLHPMVEALPRGYETVLGEEGAGLSSGQRQLVAFARALAGEPRILILDEATSEVDQDTEARIEEALAVLLQGRTSLVVAHRLTTVRRVHRIAVLHRGRLVEQGAHADLLERGGLYRSLYELNLLRS
- a CDS encoding HlyC/CorC family transporter — protein: MLTELDVPKHLLALGGLLVLSAFFSGSETALLGADWWRMCYRARSGDFRARIYEALLTRRDHLIGTILVGNNLVNIAASALATAVALQLFGEEGIAVATGVMTLLLLVFSEIAPKTFAAQRPEPVALAVAPVFAVLCRVLYPVVAAVTWLSNGLLRLMGARPEASARPSLSEDEIQAFLTEGAGVVVEETRRRMLHGIFRIGRQQVREIMVPRTRVQALDVSTPLREAVETFVRTGYTRLPVYREQLDDLVGIAHVRDAVALLIRDPNGQLAQVAREPFFVPETKDLESLLYEFRTRRFHMAVVVDEYGGVEGIVTLEDVIEEIVGEIRDEHDVEAEPIRFLPGGEALVHGGTPIRELNQKLGLRLPTEPDVTLAGFLMTRLGHIPQPEEALEYLGHRYTVERTAGHRVLLVRITPLPRQQSEVRGR